A genomic segment from Salvia splendens isolate huo1 chromosome 13, SspV2, whole genome shotgun sequence encodes:
- the LOC121760761 gene encoding aquaporin PIP2-4-like, which yields MGKDIEVGAEHGGGKDYQDPPPAPLIDVEELGKWSFYRAIIAEFVATLLFLYVTVLTVIGYKSQSAADQCGGVGILGIAWAFGGMIFVLVYCTAAFPVISLSIYLSIYPSIYLSGELFFKKI from the coding sequence ATGGGCAAGGACATTGAGGTGGGAGCTGAACACGGCGGCGGAAAGGACTACCAAGATCCTCCACCGGCGCCGTTGATCGACGTGGAGGAGCTCGGAAAATGGTCGTTTTACAGAGCCATCATCGCCGAATTCGTCGCAACCCTCTTGTTCCTCTACGTCACTGTCCTCACCGTCATCGGCTACAAGAGCCAGAGCGCCGCCGACCAGTGCGGCGGCGTCGGGATCCTCGGCATCGCCTGGGCCTTCGGCGGCATGATCTTTGTCCTCGTTTACTGCACCGCCGCATTTCCGGTCATCTCTCTATCCATCTATCTATCTATTTATCCATCTATTTATCTATCAGGGGagctattttttaaaaaaatttaa